Proteins found in one Parasteatoda tepidariorum isolate YZ-2023 chromosome 7, CAS_Ptep_4.0, whole genome shotgun sequence genomic segment:
- the LOC107451632 gene encoding astacin-like metalloprotease toxin 5 → MQIYSFKICLMHLKPSNMKTVVLFAGLLSVALANVISLSPEQTEEARNALEDPDLFGGDMIGVTFDDERNAIVGNHYRWPNAVVPYVIDDVLLKYEYLVQKIETAMNEYHKNTCIRFVKRTDEEDYVRLAWDPDKKCNSAVGRVVGEQLLHLGRGCWHVGTVIHELGHVLGFYHEQNRSDRDDHLIIYEENIKDGSAKDFIKLNPEQNILYNDFDYDSIMIYGNKAMTKNDKDTMVAKNGKILLDPFRKEEMTKSDIERFRKMYNCA, encoded by the exons ATGcaaatttatagtttcaaaatttgtttgatgCACCTTAAACCTTCAAATATGAAGACTGTTGTTTTGTTTGCTGGCTTGTTGTCCGTTGCCTTAGCTAATGTTATTAGTCTAAGTCCTGAGCAGACAGAAG aagcAAGAAATGCTCTGGAAGATCCTGATTTATTCGGTGGTGACATGATTGGAGTTACTTTC GATGATGAAAGAAATGCTATTGTTGGCAACCATTATAGATGGCCAAATGCAGTTGTACCTTACGTTATAGATGACGTTTTAC ttaaatatgaaTATCTGGTGCAGAAGATAGAAACAGCCATGaatgaatatcataaaaatacatGCATCCGATTCGTCAAAAGGACAGACGAAGAAGATTACGTTCGACTAGCTTGGGACCctgataaaaa ATGCAACTCTGCCGTAGGTAGAGTTGTTGGTGAACAGTTGCTACATTTGGGTAGAGGTTGTTGGCATGTAGGAACTGTTATTCACGAATTGGGGCATGTTCTTGGATTCTATCACGAACAAAACAGATCAGACAGAGATGATCATTTGATTATCTACGAAGAAAACATAAAAGATG GTAGTGCAAAGGACTTTATAAAGCTAAATccggaacaaaatattttatataatgatttTGACTATGACTCCATCATGATTTATGGCAACAAAGCCATGACCAAGAACGACAAAGACACCATGGTGGCCAAAAACGGAAAGATATTGTTAGATCCATTTCGTAAAGAAGAAATGACCAAAAGTGACATTGAAAGATTCAGAAAAATGTACAACTGTGCttag